The region CCCTCAACACGGCGAGCAATTTTGAGAAAGTGCACCGGGGCACAATCTTCGCGACCAGGGCGCCTGGCTTCGGCGGCAGCGGTGCCATTCCCGAAGAGGGAACACCCTCCCTTAGAGAATGGTGTCGCCGGTACTGCGCTTCCAAAGCCACACTTAAGTCATTCACTATGGAGAGGAAAGTCGAAGGCTACGACTGGGATATGCTGCGTCGTCGATTGGAGGGTCTGGTGCGGGCGACGAATTACAGGGGCCGCGTGCAGATTACGTTTCCGGTGCGCCATTCGCACATATATGTGTATAATGAGTGTCGTGTGAACCGGTGGCGGTTGACGAGGTGGATTGCCATGATTTTCATGTTTACGCTCTTGTTCCTGTTTACATGGCCGGCGTTGTGGCTGTCTACCAAGAGGTGGGAGGTTGTGACGGCGGAGTGGAGGCTGAGCGAGGCGAGTGACGTGCCGGGGAGGAAGAGGTATGTCTCTTTGAGTGAGGAGGCGTGGTATGGGATGTGGGCGGGGACGATTCAGAGGGCCatgctggagaggaggaggggatTGCTGGATCAGGGGGATTTGGAGAGGACGAGGGCTGGGGAgggggatggggagggaGGGTTGGCGGGTGTGGTGAGGGCGGGGGTTGAGGCGATGGGGGTTGTGAATAGG is a window of Pochonia chlamydosporia 170 chromosome 5, whole genome shotgun sequence DNA encoding:
- a CDS encoding ABC transporter (similar to Beauveria bassiana ARSEF 2860 XP_008603081.1), translated to MGKQSDTASPNPSSTSTPSHLTEPPASITLSSSYFPSDHHPPPSHRYFDEDPTEISNDDLPPLYSDHEEFNSVSSAPFDPLLPQATRGDTFETVHSFRHDETSTYFLDPRLDRDPDFLADHIHKLSMIPPRPFVKIVGTHTEKSGDKNKETKTITDFDIEIELTHLLYSDIRTHSAWRSLNTASNFEKVHRGTIFATRAPGFGGSGAIPEEGTPSLREWCRRYCASKATLKSFTMERKVEGYDWDMLRRRLEGLVRATNYRGRVQITFPVRHSHIYVYNECRVNRWRLTRWIAMIFMFTLLFLFTWPALWLSTKRWEVVTAEWRLSEASDVPGRKRYVSLSEEAWYGMWAGTIQRAMLERRRGLLDQGDLERTRAGEGDGEGGLAGVVRAGVEAMGVVNRSFGWGGDSC